From Nerophis lumbriciformis linkage group LG38, RoL_Nlum_v2.1, whole genome shotgun sequence, the proteins below share one genomic window:
- the LOC133578314 gene encoding uncharacterized protein, giving the protein MEQDEPQPLYIKEEEEDTPQIKEEEEEPQYRHIKWEEEGPKQPHIKEEDEEPHSTNIKVEEEEPQPPALKRMKSHSFVHIKEEEEERNISQEGDHIDGRVEFPVTGVPVKSEDDEVKGENEEKREAGGNHCGGSQADKILAPLSDSDDTTPHSSDSEDSQADKTCHTDNTRLKCSHCDKTYIYHSHLKRHMRRHTGEKPFSCPTCAKSFNQKHNLKTHMRTHAAENPFSCSECSKVFAHNCMLKVHMRMHTGEKPYSCSICGNDFARRQYLTVHMRKHTGEKPYSCSVCGKCFSRNNDLKIHVRMHTGEKPITCPVCDKSFTRNNYLKVHMLTHTGEKPCSCSICGKGLPRTCDLKRHMQMHTGEKPFSCSICSQAFSRTSDVKIHMRIHTGEKAFSCSICGKKFTRIRGLKIHMITHSSEKPYQCINCNKSFCQQRTLVLHMRIHTGEKVLSCSVCGERFSYKYQCEKHKCAAENSSSK; this is encoded by the coding sequence ATGGAGCAGGATGAGCCCCAGCCCCTCTAtattaaagaagaagaggaggatacCCCACAAatcaaagaggaagaggaggagccgcAGTACCGCCACATTAAATGGGAAGAGGAGGGGCCAAAGcagccccacattaaagaggaagatgaggagCCACACTCCACCAACATTAAAGTggaagaggaggagccacagccccctGCATTAAAGAGAATGAAGAGTCATAGCTTtgttcacattaaagaggaagaggaggaacgcaacatcagtcaggagggagatcatATTGACGGGCGggtggagttcccagtgactggtgtgcctgtgaagagtgaagacgatgaggtcaaaggtgagaatgaggagaagagagaggctgGTGGaaaccactgtggaggatcacaagcagacaagatcttagctccactgtcagatagtgacgacacaacgccgcactcttctgattctgaagaCTCTCAagctgataagacatgtcacactgacaacacccgCTTGAAATGTTCCCATTGCGACAAAACCTATATTTACCATAGTcatctgaaaagacacatgaggagacacactggagaaaaacctttttcctgtcccACCTGTgccaaaagtttcaatcaaaaacaCAATTTGAAAACACACATGCGGACACACGCTGCAGAAAACCCTTTTTCGTGCTCAGAATGCAGTAAGGTTTTTGCACACAATTGTATGCTGAAGGTACACATGAGAatgcacaccggagaaaaaccctattcctgttcaatctgcggtaacgATTTTGCTCGCAGGCAATATTTGACAGtgcacatgagaaaacacactggagaaaaaccctaCTCCTGCTCAGTATGCGGTAAATGTTTTTCCCGAAATAACGATTTGAAAATACACGTGAGAatgcacacgggagaaaaacctatTACTTGTCCCGTATGTGATAAAAGTTTTACACGAAATAACtatttaaaagtacacatgttaacacacacgggagaaaaaccgtGTTCTTGTTCAATATGTGGTAAAGGTTTACCACGGACTTGCGATTTAAAAAGACACATGCAAatgcacaccggagaaaaacctttttcctgttctatCTGCAGTCAAGCTTTTTCCAGAACTAGTGAtgtgaaaatacacatgagaatacacactggtgaaaaggccttttcttgttcaatctgtggtaaaaagTTTACACGAATCCGCggtttgaaaatacacatgataACACATTCTAGTGAAAAACCATATCAGTgtataaactgcaacaaaagctTTTGCCAACAAAGAACCCTTgtattacacatgagaatacacacaggagagaaagtgttgagttgcagtgtgtgtggtgaacggttctcttataagtaccagtgtgagaaacacaagtgtgctgctgagaacagcagcagcaaatga